In Sesamum indicum cultivar Zhongzhi No. 13 linkage group LG8, S_indicum_v1.0, whole genome shotgun sequence, the sequence TGGGGTGAGGCAAATCCCAACAAGTACAATTGCATCCATGTGGCTGAGACTCCCACCATGGATTCACTCAAAAATGTAaatctattcttttttattattgtatttacatttattatttaatgggTTTTTTTGGATCTTTGTCTATCTGTTTCGggctttttttcttgtgaggTAAAGGATATGGGATTGaatgttttttgttgttgtttttggaTCTTTGGTGAAGGGTGCCCCTGATAAATGGAGATTGGTGAAGGCCCATGGTAAGGCAGTGGGGCTGCCCACAGATGATGACATGGGCAATAGTGAGGTTGGCCACAATGCTCTTGGTGCTGGCAGGATTTATGCTCAAGGGTGagctttgttttgtttatttatctttttgaaatgataaaatgaaaaactcaAACTTGAAAATCTAAAGTGTTCTGATATCACTGTATGTACATGAGGTTTTGTTGGAGTTATTGAATCCAAAGGACTCATAACATTGATGATTGGTAAGTTATACAAATATGAGTCCGGTACCTGCTGTGTCCTGCCTTGTGATTCAGTGTTGAGGGGAAAAGGTGCTGTAGATGTTTTTGTCTCGGGGTCTTATGGAGAAGTTTTTGGACAGAAGATGATTTCTAATATTCGATTGTATTTGTCATTTTATTGAGACAATCGATAAAAGCAGGACCTTATGATTTAAATCCTTCTGATCAAACAATTTCGATGCTGAAATCAGGAGATCTAAGTTGtctaaatgataaattttcaaaacacctATCAGAAGATTCtgcttttttatattatcaagTGTAAAAATGGCAGGGCAAGAATGTTAAGAACCTTGTTAAAGAAGTTTTAGTAACTCCATTTGGTCAGACTTCTGCTAATGAAAGTGGTTGCATCAGTTGCTGAAAAGTTCGACTTTGCAAATGATGATTGCTATATTATCAAGTGTAAAAATGGCAGGGCAAGAATGTTAAGAACCTTGTTAAAGAAGTTTTAGTAACTCCATTTGGTCAGACTTCTGCTAATGAAAGTGGTTGCATCAGTTGCTGAAAAGTTCGACTTTGCAAATGATGATTGCCCATTTATGTTTGCACTGCTAGACAATATGATGTGTGAATACAACTTGAAAAGCCAAATACAGTTTCTCAGGTGTCAGTTGTTTCTGTAAAAGCAATCATGCATTTACCTTTTCTGTGTGTTTCTGGATGTAGTGCTCAGCTTGTCGATATTGCTCTTGAAACTGGTAAAATCTACGACGGAGAAGGTTTCAAGTACATCAAAGAGTCTTTTGAAACTGGAACACTACATCTCATTGGATTATTAAGTGATGGTGGTGTCCACTCTAGACTCAATCAGTTACAGGTATGTcaattatctaaattttgatggcAATTCTATTCATCCATTAGTAAACAGTAatggtattttcttttttcagttattAGCTTTAAATTTTCGCAATGTCCTGATGTTGTTTAAATTTTCTCTTGTTATAGAAAGCATAACCTTGCGTATTAAAAGAACTAATTCTgcaattgatattttttgggttCAGTTGTTGCTCAAAGGTGCTAGTGAGCGTGGTGCTAAAAGAATTCGCGTTCATATTCTCACTGATGGACGTGATGTTTTGGATGGGTCAAGTGTAGGCTTTGTGGAAACTCTTGAAAATGATCTTGCAAAGCTACGTGAAAAAGGTGTTGATGCTCAGGTTGCATCCGGTGGAGGTCGTATGTATGTTACAATGGATCGATATGAGGTGAGCAATTCATGTTTTAACCTATAAAATTGTATTCTTCTTTACTTTTGTTGAtgtattttgggataattgAATTTAGGTCCTATAGCATTAATCTTCTATGTTAGTTTCTGATAGCATTGGTTTATATTCTGTGGCATGATTCCATGTTCTAACAATTGATTGACATCAGGATTTTGGTCTCTTGCTTGTGgtaaacaaatattatgttCACAAATTGTATCCACACTTTCAAAGATttccattttgttttttcatttttatctttatttatttttatgttttcggTGGCTTGGATAATGTATTATCTTTTGGAAAAGATCCCCTTCTGACATTTTCACTGTCAAGAACCGACTggaaagggggggggggagttATACAACTAGCAATTGGATTGAGTTTGAAACTGGCGGCAACATTCCTCATTTATCAATTTGTTTCTATTTCCAGAATGATTGGGATGTTGTAAAAAGAGGATGGGATGCCCAAGTGCTTGGAGAAGCACCACACAAGTTTAAGAATCCTGTTGAAGCTGTCAAGAAACTTAGAGAGATTCCTAATACGAACGACCAGTACTTACCTCCCTTTGTTattgttgatgaaaatgggAAAGCTGTTGGGCCTATTGTTGATGGTGATGCAGTTGTAACTTTCAACTTTCGGGCTGACCGCATGGTTATGATTGCCAAAGCACTTGAGTATGAGAactttgataaatttgatcgAGTTAGATTCCCTAAAATTCGTTATGCTGGAATGCTTCAGTACGATGGTGAACTTAAACTTCCAAGCCGCTACCTTGTTTCTCCTCCAGAAATCGAAAGGACATCTGGAGAATATTTGGTCCATAATGGTGTCCGGACTTTTGCTTGTAGGTATGTTCTGCTCATATATCACAAGTTCGTGCCTATTTTGTTCCTACCTACATTATTtgcatttatcaaaatttgagGTAACTACTGAGAAAAGCACTTCAGGGTTACAATCTGATTGAACTTTTACTAATTCTTTTAGCTAGTTGATAATTATAACTTCACTTTCCTGTCATCTCATGCTGACCAATATACTTGCACATGCTTGTCTTCAAAAAGTGTAGCCATTCATAGACATCCCTGCTTGACCAAAGACTGTGGATGCATTgtattgtaattatgataatttgagaaatttaaaattatattactttttcaGTAGTGTTTATTGGCTTTTCAAAAACATCATGAAGCTTATATCTAGCAAGTTCTGAATTACTCTCATTTTCGTAGCTTTTATCAGCCACACTATGTTTTGTTTACGTCTCATGCTCACTTCAGATGATTCCCATGGTTTTTTGCAGTGAAACTGTTAAATTTGGTCATGTTACCTTTTTCTGGAATGGGAATCGCTCGGGATACTTTAACCCACAGATGGAAGAATATGTTGAAATTCCAAGTGATAGTGGTATTACCTTTAATGTCCAGCCAAAGATGAAAGCCCTTGAGATTGCTGAGAAGGCAAGAGATGCCATACTTAGCCGCAAATTTGACCAGGTACTCGAACAATAATATCATGTCTTTCTGGTATCTAGCTGAGAAAGAACTTCTTTTgcataagaaatatttgtgttAATGAGGTATTTTTCCTCCGTTGTAAAGGTTCGTGTCAACCTCCCTAATGGCGACATGGTGGGACACACTGGTGATATTGAAGCAACAGTTGTGGCTTGCAAGGCAGCTGATGAGGCTGTCAAGGTAATTTTTCAGAAGCTGATGTACTTGTTAGTCATAACAGTAAACCTATGTAGAATGAAACATAAGAGTAGTTGTCATAAGTTTTTATCAATATCGGTTATTCTATGGAGCTTAGGGTTATGAATCctgcaatttttaaatttctggtCCGTTGAAATGTATTTATGAAAATCCTAGGCACTGATTAACCTTGGAACAATATAGTGccacaatttattttatcagtCAGGCGATGAGCCTGTAAATGATGAATATTGTAACTATGAGGTGCATGAGGATAATATTGCAACTTAAAATTGGCTTACAATATGCACCCTTATTTTCTGCTCTGCTGAATCATGTGCAACTAAAAATTGGCTTGGAATATGCATCGTTATATTCTGCTCTGCTGAATCATGGACATGTTTGTTACATTTGAAGACTGATGAATCTTCAGCTGGTAAACTTTTTACAGCAACTTTTATACTTTGGCTAAAATCAGTTGGGAAGATCTGCTAATTGTATTGATTTGGTCAGATGATCCTCGATGCGATAGAGCAAGTGGGCGGAATATATGTCGTTACTGCTGATCATGGAAACGCCGAGGACATGGTgaaaaggaacaagaaagGCGAGCCTCTTCTTGACAAGAATGGCAACATTCAGATACTTACTTCCCACACACTAGAACCTGTAAGTAACTCTATTCATGTCGTTCTTGTCCTGCAACAGATCCAGCAGTAAATAGTTTGCTGAATTTGTTTAGTGAATTTCTAGAGCCatgaaaaaattgcatgaCTTAGTATGTTCTGTGCTTTTCATGGCCGTTTCTTTCCCCATCTTCATAATGTGGCATCGACCATGGATTGCCTGGAAAAACATACACTGGTCATCTCTACTGACCTCAATGTAGTACAACATCAATTCttgagtttttctttattttaattgttattttctccttttacataggaacataaaaatatgtttggtaATCAACTGCTTTCCTATCATAAAatgttcttatttttatttcagacGTTTTCTCGTCAATTAGTTCCATTGAAGTAATATAATGGattcttttaattatggttaattgCATAGATATATTACAAAGAAATCCCTTGGTTTTGAAAAGTCAACTGCACCCCCTTCTAGCATGTTTCACACTAGAAATTCCTACCTGAAGAGTGGCCACGGTGGATCTCTAATGTAAAACATGACTGCAGAGGCTGCAATGTGAATTTTCGAAACTGAGTGACTTCTTAGTAACATGCCTAAATCTGATGAGGGGATGTCAATGTTACATTATATAAACTTGAAGACCATAGTTCTCCCATAAGCATTCTCCAAGATGCTCCAGCTAATGACACCTTGTACTAGGCTGGTTTACATATATTCCTTGAAACAGCAAGAGCtttcaaattatgaataatttggtAAATCCAATGTTTGGCGATTTCTTATACACATATATCTCGAAACTTTTGTTAGGTTCCTATTGCAATTGGTGGCCCTGGGCTAGCACCAGGTGTGAGATTCCGCAAAGACGTCCCCAATGGTGGGCTGGCCAATGTGGCTGCAACCGTGATAAACCTACATGGTTTTGAGGCACCTAGTGATTACGAGACGACCCTCATTGAGGTTGTTGACAATTAGGTTAGCTGatttctatttcaaaatttttgcaGTGGAGGAAGTGATGAGCAAGTATGGGAATACACTATGCCCATTGTTTTGAATAAGCACCGTACTGAATCACATGCTAGTACACTTGATTATTAACTTAAGCAGCATTTGATGCTGAAATTCAGATGTTAACGTGCTGTGATTTGACAATTCAATGACTTGAAATGTAATTCTCAAGTATTAGACTGGTTTTGCAATACTTTTCTGTCTTTTGCATTTGCAATATTCTCATCGATTCTGTATTGTACTTGTGaagtattgaaattttaagcTACCATTTGCTTGGACAACTTCCATTTGATGTGTAATGAATTCGGTGAGTGCAGAAGATATCAATGAACTGTAACATTGTCAATCACAAGCAAAATACTGGTAATGGAGGGACACTTCTACTTCATAAACCAAGTTTTCAAGAGCTTGCCTTAATATTTATTCCATAAAATGGAACACTTAGTTGTTGTCGTGGGCGGTATATAGTACTTAACTCACCCTGAATTTGTAACTCTTATGTTATCTTTTGTCATATGTTTTGTCGTCGGCGGTATATAATACTTCTTTTTGTAAGATACACAAAACTTTCACCTTTTCAACCACTAATAAAATTCTGTAACTGAGTCAAATTAGATGCAAGATATTAGGACAGGGAGAGAAGAGATGCACTTTAGCCTTTTGATATAACATTAATTCCCTTGTGCAAAAAACATGTTTGGAATATCCACAATAACTTCCTTGGACATAACTTGACAGCTCTAATACTTAAGGGGTGGGGTGAAAAGTTTCAGCAAATTAGATACAACATACTCACATATCCTCTTATCTCTCCTTAAGCGACACTGAAAGAACTTGCTGCATTCTCAACAAACTTCCTTGCACCCTTGAACCATCTCTTGTCTCCAGCTTGTGCCTTGCAGATGTAGAGCTTACCATCCTTAACGGTCGCTGTGATGAGCTGGTGCTTGCCACCTTCATCTCCATCGGCTGTTCTCGTCAACACTGATAAGAAGTAATACTGTGTTCCACCAACCACTGGGGTTGAAGTTTCCAATATGTTTGCAGTTGCCACGACCCCGGAGTCGAATCCACCCTAAACAGTTCCAGTGTGGTTCTCGTAAGGATGAGCGTTTATGTTTAGTTTCAGTATAAGAAAATGGCTTATACTAGCAAAGAAGGATAAATACatgtaaaatttgatgtaCTATAGAAATCCCTCAAAGTTAGAGAATTGCACCAACTTCCCTATAGGCTACGGCCAAGTTTTTTGttacaaatttctttttatccaTCCGGTCCTAATTAATTTCTGATATACAGGGTTTGTAGTGAGGTCGTGGAGGCAAGTAAAGTATGCTTCTAAAGTTTCCATTTAGGAGAATTCTTGAAAAGCCATGAGCTATGCCAACATGTATGTATGCCTGTTTTACTGAagtataaaacaataaaagtgGTTTACCTCTGAATCAGTTTTACCAAAGTATGCTTGTTTCCCCAGCAGATAGTCCACCTGCAAAATGTGGATTCAACAGTtataaccatatatatatattctcaaacaatttcaagattttaCATTGACGAATCTAAGTACTCGAGATTCGAGCAGTTACCTTGGAGAGGAAGTCCTCAGGGGAGCCATAGTCAGTTATCGACTTCTTGTCTGTGGGGTTGATTGTGACGGTGAGGTAGCTCGTTGCATCGAAGTTGTCCTCATACCTCAGGACCTGGCCAGGGAACTCAACCTCATTGCTTGGGTTCCACTTTGAGGGGATGGACAGCTTGAATCCTTCCCCAGAGTAAGGCTTGAAATCTGTGTTTGTCTTCGGCTTCCCAAAGATGTTAGCTGCATTCATCACCATTCAAAAGTGTGATCATCTAAccatatatatgatatagaATACTCACCTATGATACTTCTCTTGCTTCCACAAATCAAATACGCAATGATGGTACATTTTACATGGCCTAATGTTGAAACTTATAGCATGCATTTCAATCATAACAACGTAATCTATTGTAAACTTGAGGTATAGAGTAACAGTTGACTGTATACATATCTTCTATCAATTTGTTGTTACAGTAAAGCTTAGGAGGTCTTGGAGTTCCAAGTACTGGACAACCACAACCATTCATTATGACGGACCCCAAGTAAGTTATGGTCAGCCAGGAAGATCCAAGAAGCCAAACAAGTACTTAAGTGACAtattggtatatttataacattcTCTTCTTGTAAGAATTAAGGCAAAGAGACAATGCACTTAAAGTAAGGTCATGATTGTGAGTCCCATGACTCAAAGTTTGGAGGGATCATCACATCCATTGGTAATAGAGGCACCCAAACATGGGAATTCTAATAAACAGAGTGTGATCAACTCAAAACTCGAAGTTTAAAGATCTAACTCATAGTTATGCCAACAATGCTTAAACAGCCTAGAAGTTTACCAATTATCACCAAACCGAAACAAGACCATTAACAAACAAATTGTGTATACCAGATTCTCCATAAGCAGCGTCAGCTGGTGAAACCTTAGAGCCAACAGCAGCAGCCCCAATCAGCACAGTGAGAGCCAATCTCCGGGAAACAACGGCAGCGGCGCTG encodes:
- the LOC105167422 gene encoding 2,3-bisphosphoglycerate-independent phosphoglycerate mutase, producing MGSSEFSWKLKDHPKLPKGKTIAMVVLDGWGEANPNKYNCIHVAETPTMDSLKNGAPDKWRLVKAHGKAVGLPTDDDMGNSEVGHNALGAGRIYAQGAQLVDIALETGKIYDGEGFKYIKESFETGTLHLIGLLSDGGVHSRLNQLQLLLKGASERGAKRIRVHILTDGRDVLDGSSVGFVETLENDLAKLREKGVDAQVASGGGRMYVTMDRYENDWDVVKRGWDAQVLGEAPHKFKNPVEAVKKLREIPNTNDQYLPPFVIVDENGKAVGPIVDGDAVVTFNFRADRMVMIAKALEYENFDKFDRVRFPKIRYAGMLQYDGELKLPSRYLVSPPEIERTSGEYLVHNGVRTFACSETVKFGHVTFFWNGNRSGYFNPQMEEYVEIPSDSGITFNVQPKMKALEIAEKARDAILSRKFDQVRVNLPNGDMVGHTGDIEATVVACKAADEAVKMILDAIEQVGGIYVVTADHGNAEDMVKRNKKGEPLLDKNGNIQILTSHTLEPVPIAIGGPGLAPGVRFRKDVPNGGLANVAATVINLHGFEAPSDYETTLIEVVDN
- the LOC105167423 gene encoding oxygen-evolving enhancer protein 2-1, chloroplastic-like, whose amino-acid sequence is MASTACFLHHHAAISTPAARTSSGRNVPSLKPSQLICRAQKQAEAQESDSAAAVVSRRLALTVLIGAAAVGSKVSPADAAYGESANIFGKPKTNTDFKPYSGEGFKLSIPSKWNPSNEVEFPGQVLRYEDNFDATSYLTVTINPTDKKSITDYGSPEDFLSKVDYLLGKQAYFGKTDSEGGFDSGVVATANILETSTPVVGGTQYYFLSVLTRTADGDEGGKHQLITATVKDGKLYICKAQAGDKRWFKGARKFVENAASSFSVA